One genomic region from Campylobacter concisus encodes:
- a CDS encoding fumarate reductase flavoprotein subunit has translation MNVKYYDALVIGGGLAGLRAAVAAGEKGLSTVVLSLIPVKRSHSAAAQGGMQASLGNSKMSEGDNEDVHFADTVKGSDWGCDQQVARMFCQTAPKAIRELAAWGVPWTRITKGERSAIINAQKTTIIEKEEVHGLIHSRDFGGTKKWRTCYTADATGHTMLFAVANEALKHNVEIHDRKEAIALIHANNRCYGAIVRDLVNGEITAYVAKGTLIATGGYGRVYKHTTNAVVCEGIGAAIALETGVAQLGNMEAVQFHPTPIVPSGILLTEGCRGDGGILRDVDGYRFMPDYEPEKKELASRDVVSRRIMEHIRAGKGVPSPYGYHVWLDISILGREHIEKNLRDVQEICEIFNGIDPADTEVYTDESGRQRGKGWAPILPMQHYSMGGIKTKPTGESPTLAGLFSAGEAACWDMHGFNRLGGNSVSETVVAGMIVGDYFADYCGSHEIDINTADIEKFVKREEDYLKSLVEKEGKFNVFEIKNKMKDIMWEHVAIFRTGEGLAVAVKELEELYKQSLDVKVANKALFGNPELEEAYRVPKMLKLALCIAKGALDRTESRGAHCREDYPKRDDLNWLNRTLTSWKEGDTLPTIVYEPLDIMKMEMPPAFRGYGAKGNIIEHPDSAIRQKEVDEIREKMQAEGKSRQEIQEALMYYELQPKYKAPNERAGIGYE, from the coding sequence ATGAATGTAAAATATTATGATGCATTAGTTATCGGAGGCGGTCTAGCTGGTCTTAGAGCTGCCGTTGCCGCAGGAGAAAAAGGGCTAAGTACGGTAGTTTTAAGCCTAATCCCGGTTAAGCGCTCGCACTCTGCGGCTGCGCAAGGCGGCATGCAAGCCTCTTTAGGAAATTCAAAAATGAGCGAAGGCGACAACGAGGATGTGCACTTTGCCGACACGGTAAAAGGTAGTGACTGGGGCTGTGACCAACAAGTTGCTCGTATGTTTTGTCAAACAGCGCCTAAGGCGATTCGCGAGTTAGCGGCTTGGGGCGTGCCTTGGACTCGTATAACAAAAGGCGAGAGAAGTGCTATCATCAACGCTCAAAAAACTACTATTATTGAAAAAGAAGAGGTTCATGGCCTTATTCACTCACGTGACTTTGGTGGTACAAAAAAATGGAGAACCTGCTATACAGCTGACGCAACTGGTCACACAATGCTTTTTGCCGTAGCAAACGAAGCTCTAAAGCACAACGTCGAAATTCATGACAGAAAAGAAGCTATCGCGCTAATCCACGCAAACAACCGCTGTTACGGCGCGATCGTTCGCGATCTAGTTAACGGCGAGATCACGGCATACGTCGCAAAAGGCACGCTAATAGCTACAGGCGGCTACGGCAGGGTTTATAAACACACTACAAACGCCGTAGTTTGCGAGGGTATCGGCGCGGCCATCGCACTTGAGACTGGCGTAGCTCAGCTTGGCAACATGGAAGCGGTACAGTTTCACCCGACTCCGATCGTTCCATCAGGCATTCTTTTAACAGAAGGTTGCCGCGGCGACGGCGGAATTTTACGCGACGTGGACGGATACCGCTTTATGCCCGACTACGAGCCTGAGAAAAAAGAATTAGCTAGCCGCGACGTCGTAAGTCGCCGCATCATGGAGCATATCCGCGCAGGCAAGGGCGTACCTAGCCCATACGGATATCACGTTTGGCTTGATATCTCGATCTTAGGACGCGAGCATATAGAGAAAAATTTACGCGACGTTCAAGAAATTTGCGAAATCTTTAACGGCATCGATCCTGCCGATACCGAAGTATATACCGACGAGAGCGGACGACAGCGCGGCAAGGGCTGGGCGCCGATCCTGCCTATGCAGCACTACTCTATGGGCGGCATAAAAACTAAGCCTACAGGTGAGAGCCCGACACTAGCTGGTCTATTTAGCGCCGGCGAGGCTGCATGCTGGGATATGCACGGATTTAACCGCCTAGGCGGCAACTCCGTTTCTGAAACGGTCGTCGCGGGCATGATCGTTGGGGACTATTTTGCCGACTACTGCGGCAGCCACGAGATAGATATAAATACCGCAGATATCGAAAAATTCGTTAAAAGAGAGGAAGACTATCTAAAAAGCCTAGTAGAAAAAGAGGGCAAATTTAACGTATTTGAGATCAAAAACAAGATGAAAGACATCATGTGGGAGCATGTGGCGATCTTTAGAACTGGCGAAGGTCTAGCCGTAGCGGTAAAAGAGCTAGAAGAGCTTTATAAACAATCTTTGGACGTCAAAGTCGCAAACAAGGCGCTATTTGGCAACCCTGAGCTTGAGGAAGCCTACCGCGTACCAAAGATGCTAAAACTGGCCCTTTGTATCGCGAAAGGCGCGCTTGATCGCACCGAGAGCCGAGGAGCGCACTGCCGCGAAGACTATCCGAAACGCGACGACCTAAACTGGCTAAATAGAACTCTAACTAGCTGGAAAGAGGGCGATACGCTACCGACTATCGTGTATGAGCCGCTTGATATTATGAAAATGGAGATGCCACCAGCATTTAGAGGCTATGGTGCGAAAGGTAATATTATTGAGCATCCAGATAGTGCCATCCGCCAAAAAGAGGTTGATGAAATTCGTGAGAAAATGCAAGCTGAAGGTAAGAGCAGACAAGAAATTCAAGAAGCGCTAATGTACTACGAGCTTCAGCCTAAATATAAAGCACCAAACGAAAGAGCAGGAATAGGATATGAGTAG
- a CDS encoding fumarate reductase iron-sulfur subunit → MSRKITIKAFKYNPLSKISKPHFATYELEETDGMTLFIALNMIREKFDPDLSFDFVCRAGICGSCGMLVNGKPRLACRTLTKDFESGVIELMPLPVFKLLKDLSVDTGNWMNAMSRRVESWIHTDHETDISKLEEKVEPEVAQEVFELDRCIECGICVAACGTAIMRPDFIGAVGLNRVARFKIDALDKRTDEDFYELIGDDDGVFGCMTLLGCEDNCPKHLPLQSRIAYMRRKMAAIK, encoded by the coding sequence ATGAGTAGAAAAATAACCATAAAAGCATTTAAATATAATCCGTTAAGTAAAATTTCAAAGCCGCATTTTGCGACCTACGAGCTAGAAGAGACTGATGGTATGACATTGTTTATCGCGTTAAATATGATTCGCGAGAAATTTGACCCAGATCTTAGCTTTGACTTTGTTTGTCGTGCTGGAATTTGTGGAAGTTGTGGCATGCTTGTAAATGGTAAGCCAAGATTAGCTTGTAGAACTCTTACTAAAGATTTTGAAAGTGGAGTAATTGAGCTTATGCCTTTGCCAGTATTTAAGTTGCTAAAAGACTTAAGCGTAGACACCGGCAACTGGATGAATGCGATGAGTAGGCGTGTGGAGAGCTGGATACATACAGACCACGAGACCGATATCTCTAAGCTTGAGGAAAAGGTTGAGCCTGAAGTAGCGCAAGAGGTATTTGAGCTTGACCGTTGCATCGAGTGCGGTATCTGCGTAGCTGCGTGCGGTACGGCTATAATGAGGCCTGATTTCATCGGCGCGGTCGGACTTAACCGCGTAGCTAGGTTTAAAATCGACGCGCTTGATAAACGAACCGACGAGGACTTTTACGAGCTTATCGGCGATGATGACGGCGTGTTTGGCTGTATGACTTTGCTAGGCTGCGAGGATAACTGCCCTAAACACTTACCACTTCAAAGCCGCATAGCTTATATGCGTAGAAAAATGGCTGCCATAAAGTAG
- a CDS encoding restriction endonuclease, with product MLPSYKDMMLPILEFVAQKKEANRAEISKFIIEYFKLKDEDILQKIKSGTFTYISRTGWALSYLATTAQVKSRPEKVPLKKVGRSLFAITNFGKELVSSKDKKSKFLSWYDEIYKQEIRQEEKEATENTPDDNIDEALCKIKEELKSEILSSILEKEPRFFEYLVTKLLEKMNYGAGNLTNKGPDGGIDGIIDEDELGLSKIYIQAKRYKDGSNIRRPEIQQFIGAISNKNTKKGVFITTAKFTKEAENFAKDNQNFSVVLIDGDKLAELMIKYKVGVQTSQIYEICKIDTDFFEENNF from the coding sequence ATGTTGCCAAGCTATAAAGATATGATGCTACCTATTTTGGAATTTGTCGCGCAAAAGAAAGAAGCAAATAGAGCTGAAATTTCTAAATTTATAATTGAGTATTTTAAGTTAAAAGACGAAGATATTTTACAAAAAATAAAAAGTGGAACTTTTACATATATAAGCAGGACGGGCTGGGCTTTATCCTATCTAGCTACAACAGCACAAGTAAAATCAAGGCCAGAAAAAGTGCCGCTTAAAAAAGTTGGTAGAAGCCTATTTGCCATAACAAATTTTGGCAAAGAGCTAGTAAGTAGCAAGGACAAAAAGAGCAAATTTCTCTCTTGGTACGATGAAATTTACAAACAAGAGATAAGGCAAGAGGAAAAAGAGGCTACAGAAAATACCCCAGATGACAATATAGATGAAGCGCTTTGCAAGATAAAAGAGGAGCTAAAAAGTGAAATTTTATCTAGCATTTTAGAAAAAGAGCCAAGATTTTTTGAATACCTTGTAACAAAACTACTTGAAAAGATGAATTATGGAGCCGGAAATCTTACAAACAAAGGCCCAGATGGCGGGATAGATGGTATCATAGATGAAGATGAACTTGGGCTTTCTAAAATTTACATCCAAGCAAAAAGATACAAAGACGGCAGTAATATCCGTAGGCCAGAAATTCAGCAGTTTATCGGCGCCATCTCAAATAAAAATACTAAAAAAGGTGTCTTTATCACTACGGCAAAATTTACTAAAGAAGCTGAAAATTTCGCCAAAGATAATCAAAATTTTAGTGTGGTTTTGATAGATGGCGACAAGCTTGCAGAGCTAATGATAAAATACAAAGTCGGCGTTCAAACAAGCCAAATATATGAAATTTGTAAAATCGACACCGACTTTTTTGAGGAAAATAATTTTTAA
- a CDS encoding phosphatidate cytidylyltransferase, which produces MQSRIITGVLMFVVILVVFFIDNYILNFILLGAVLYFAFNESIKLYNIDHKQLVFAALAFYVLTYFTNPIFIAILAIMLVASILAHIKSENLKLVAPFVYPTTPIFMMWMLYSEYGVGYLVWLILSVVASDSGAFFVGKMFGKHPFSPSSPNKTIEGAAGGVAIGTVIGCIVGNFVTEGFFQILFSSFLVCVFAVWGDLFESYLKRLCGVKDSGSLFPGHGGMLDRIDGYLFGVVALLWSLSW; this is translated from the coding sequence ATGCAATCTCGCATAATCACTGGCGTTTTGATGTTTGTTGTTATTTTGGTAGTTTTTTTTATTGATAATTATATTTTAAATTTTATCTTGCTCGGCGCTGTGCTTTATTTTGCATTTAATGAGTCGATCAAGCTTTATAATATCGATCACAAACAGCTAGTTTTTGCCGCACTTGCTTTTTATGTGCTTACATATTTTACAAATCCAATTTTCATAGCGATCCTTGCTATCATGCTAGTTGCTTCGATCCTAGCTCACATAAAAAGTGAAAATTTAAAGCTAGTCGCACCTTTTGTATATCCGACCACACCGATCTTTATGATGTGGATGCTTTACTCAGAGTATGGCGTAGGCTATCTCGTATGGCTTATTTTAAGCGTAGTTGCAAGCGATAGTGGTGCATTTTTTGTTGGTAAAATGTTTGGCAAACATCCATTTAGCCCAAGCTCACCAAACAAAACAATCGAAGGTGCAGCAGGCGGTGTGGCGATAGGCACAGTGATTGGCTGCATTGTTGGAAATTTTGTTACTGAAGGATTTTTTCAAATTTTATTTTCAAGCTTTTTAGTCTGCGTGTTTGCAGTTTGGGGAGATTTGTTTGAGAGTTACCTAAAAAGACTTTGCGGTGTCAAAGATAGTGGTTCGCTCTTCCCAGGACACGGTGGCATGCTTGATAGGATAGATGGCTATTTATTTGGCGTAGTCGCCCTACTTTGGTCGCTCTCGTGGTAA
- the dxr gene encoding 1-deoxy-D-xylulose-5-phosphate reductoisomerase, producing the protein MVALVVILGSTGSIGKNALNLCEKFGVEVEALSCAKNVDLLNEQILNFKPKFVCVGDEKLVKNVKNVEAKNIFFGEAGLLQMLEISSSKKVINALVGFAGLAPSLKTQTLGKRLALANKESLVVGGKFLKTREILPIDSEHFGLKFLLENKTAPKRLIITASGGAFYKKPIKFLKDATPSDALKHPNWDMGAKITIDSATMANKLFEVMEAYWLYGIKEIEAVIEPTSAIHAVVEFIDGSSTMHLSRPNMKLAIAHAMFENINENIVSHANLLDLKNIKFHKISLKKYPIFSLKDEVLANPDLGVVINAANEVGVFSFLEKKCPFLDISRLVLNSVKNFRDIKISNIDEIFEADKEVRNYAKRMLNAKV; encoded by the coding sequence TTGGTCGCTCTCGTGGTAATACTTGGCTCAACTGGTTCAATCGGCAAAAACGCCCTTAACCTTTGCGAAAAATTTGGCGTAGAGGTTGAGGCGTTAAGCTGTGCTAAAAATGTAGATTTACTAAATGAGCAAATCTTAAATTTTAAGCCAAAATTTGTCTGCGTAGGCGATGAAAAGCTAGTTAAAAATGTAAAAAATGTAGAAGCTAAAAATATCTTTTTTGGCGAGGCTGGACTGCTACAAATGCTAGAAATTTCAAGCTCAAAAAAGGTAATAAACGCCCTTGTTGGCTTTGCTGGCCTTGCTCCTAGTTTAAAGACGCAAACTCTTGGCAAAAGGCTTGCCCTTGCAAACAAAGAGAGTCTTGTTGTTGGCGGCAAATTTCTAAAGACTAGAGAAATTTTACCAATAGACAGCGAGCATTTTGGACTTAAATTTCTACTTGAAAATAAAACTGCACCAAAAAGACTCATCATCACAGCAAGTGGCGGCGCATTTTATAAAAAGCCGATCAAATTTCTAAAAGATGCCACGCCAAGTGACGCACTAAAACACCCAAACTGGGATATGGGTGCAAAGATCACGATTGATAGTGCGACGATGGCAAATAAGCTTTTTGAAGTAATGGAGGCTTACTGGCTTTATGGCATCAAGGAGATCGAGGCTGTGATAGAGCCAACTTCTGCGATACACGCCGTAGTAGAGTTTATAGACGGCTCAAGCACGATGCACCTCTCGCGACCTAACATGAAACTAGCTATCGCTCATGCTATGTTTGAAAATATCAATGAAAATATTGTCTCACACGCAAATTTACTTGATCTAAAAAATATAAAATTTCATAAAATCAGCCTTAAAAAATATCCCATTTTTTCGCTAAAAGATGAGGTCCTAGCAAACCCTGATCTAGGTGTAGTGATAAATGCTGCAAATGAGGTTGGAGTATTTAGCTTTTTAGAGAAAAAATGCCCGTTTTTGGATATCTCAAGGCTCGTTTTAAACTCTGTTAAAAATTTTAGAGATATTAAAATTTCAAATATTGATGAAATTTTTGAAGCTGATAAAGAAGTTAGAAATTACGCAAAAAGGATGTTAAATGCAAAGGTATGA
- a CDS encoding uracil-xanthine permease family protein, producing MQRYEGYKFDPKQSLIGVQFLFVAFGALVLVPILTGLDANVALFTAGLGTLLFQLVTRKNVPPIFLASSFAFIAPLQYGIEKWGIAVTMGGVIFAGFFYVVLSLVVRFGGEKILHKILPPVVVGPVIMTIGLILAPNAVKMATSATEIYTQNEAMIVAGISLVATILVMMLGRGMFRLIPILLGIITGYIVAYCFGMVDFTPIFNAPWFRMPNFTTPKFEFEAIIYMIPIAIAPAIEHIGDMLAISNVTKEDFLKNPGLKNTLLGDGLATSLAAFFGGPPNTTYSEVTGAVSLTKAYNPAIMTFAAITAIVLAFVGKLGAVLSTIPAPVIGGIMLLLFGIIASVGMETLIKNKVDLADPRNMIIVALIFIFAIGGMVLDLGAVKFSGIGLGAVTGIVLNLLLPKTKHYEGY from the coding sequence ATGCAAAGGTATGAGGGTTATAAATTTGATCCCAAACAAAGCTTAATCGGCGTTCAGTTTTTATTTGTCGCCTTTGGTGCACTGGTATTAGTGCCGATACTTACGGGACTAGATGCAAATGTAGCTCTCTTTACAGCCGGTCTTGGCACGCTACTTTTTCAGCTAGTCACTAGAAAAAATGTTCCGCCTATTTTTTTAGCAAGCTCCTTTGCTTTTATCGCGCCACTTCAGTACGGTATCGAAAAATGGGGCATAGCCGTGACGATGGGAGGCGTTATATTTGCTGGATTTTTCTACGTTGTTTTAAGCCTCGTGGTCCGATTTGGCGGAGAGAAAATTTTGCATAAAATTTTACCTCCAGTTGTCGTTGGTCCAGTCATCATGACAATAGGCCTTATCCTTGCCCCAAATGCTGTCAAAATGGCAACATCGGCCACTGAAATTTATACTCAAAATGAGGCGATGATCGTCGCTGGCATTTCGCTAGTGGCTACTATTTTAGTGATGATGCTTGGGCGTGGCATGTTTAGGCTTATACCTATTTTGCTTGGTATCATCACTGGCTACATCGTAGCTTACTGCTTTGGCATGGTTGATTTTACCCCTATCTTTAATGCACCTTGGTTTAGAATGCCAAATTTCACTACACCAAAATTTGAGTTTGAAGCGATCATTTATATGATACCTATCGCTATCGCTCCAGCGATCGAACACATAGGCGATATGCTTGCTATCTCAAATGTTACAAAAGAAGATTTTCTAAAAAATCCAGGCCTTAAAAACACACTCCTTGGAGATGGACTTGCCACTTCGCTTGCTGCTTTTTTTGGTGGCCCGCCAAACACTACATACTCAGAGGTCACAGGCGCAGTTAGCCTTACAAAAGCTTATAATCCAGCAATCATGACCTTTGCAGCAATCACTGCCATTGTGCTAGCCTTTGTTGGCAAGCTAGGAGCGGTGCTCTCAACTATCCCAGCCCCAGTCATCGGCGGTATCATGCTGCTACTTTTTGGCATCATCGCAAGCGTTGGCATGGAGACACTTATAAAAAATAAAGTTGACCTTGCAGACCCTAGAAATATGATAATTGTAGCCCTCATCTTCATCTTTGCCATCGGTGGCATGGTGCTTGACCTTGGAGCGGTTAAATTTTCAGGTATAGGGCTTGGTGCGGTTACTGGTATAGTTTTAAATTTGCTTTTACCAAAAACAAAGCATTATGAAGGATATTAA
- a CDS encoding M99 family carboxypeptidase catalytic domain-containing protein, producing the protein MRKFLLFLLTFTTASLANTLDYALIKKGEPSENTMLLIGGIQGDEPGGFLAASIVATDYNITKGSLWVVPNLNFPSIIERSRGTKGDMNRKFAHVDKNDPDYNSVMKIKDVITDKNVTLILNLHDGSGYYRDKFINKDENPDKWGNTCIIDQSTLSGSKYPELESIASSVKDVLNKHLIDQKHQYHIKNTHTAMGDKEMLKSLTYYAITQNKSAFANEASKNLNAEQRTYYHLIAIEEYMKKAGISFTRPFNLDVKSVKKAIEKEIRLELENSYAISLKNLKPLINFVPLKKGELNYSSPNPLIAVIKENGSFKVQYGNRFVTRLKPQYFEFAKPLDEILLISDSSELTLKSGDKFSVKKSFKIKSLKNVRVNVIGYGTKSIDESEQEVAKNSLNKSYSIDKDGKIYRVEFYKNEDGKEKFAGMILAEFK; encoded by the coding sequence ATGCGTAAATTTTTACTTTTTTTACTAACCTTTACCACTGCTAGTTTAGCCAATACTTTAGACTATGCGCTCATCAAAAAAGGTGAACCAAGCGAAAATACGATGTTGTTAATCGGTGGCATTCAAGGCGATGAGCCGGGTGGCTTTTTGGCAGCCTCTATCGTGGCAACTGACTATAACATCACAAAAGGTTCGCTTTGGGTCGTGCCAAATTTAAATTTCCCAAGCATAATCGAGCGAAGTCGTGGCACAAAAGGCGATATGAATAGAAAATTTGCCCATGTCGATAAAAACGATCCTGACTATAATTCAGTGATGAAGATAAAAGACGTCATAACCGATAAAAACGTTACGCTCATCTTAAATTTACACGATGGAAGCGGCTATTACAGAGATAAATTTATAAACAAAGACGAAAATCCAGATAAATGGGGCAATACTTGCATCATTGATCAAAGCACGCTTTCTGGCTCAAAATATCCAGAGCTTGAAAGTATCGCCTCAAGCGTAAAAGACGTGCTAAATAAGCATCTAATAGATCAAAAACACCAGTATCACATCAAAAACACGCACACCGCAATGGGTGATAAAGAGATGCTAAAAAGCCTAACTTACTATGCTATCACGCAAAATAAGTCAGCCTTTGCAAACGAAGCTAGTAAAAATTTAAACGCCGAGCAAAGGACTTATTACCATCTAATCGCCATTGAAGAATATATGAAAAAGGCTGGCATTAGCTTTACTAGGCCGTTTAACCTTGATGTTAAAAGCGTAAAAAAAGCAATCGAAAAAGAGATCAGACTCGAGCTTGAAAATTCATACGCGATAAGTCTTAAAAATCTAAAGCCTTTAATAAATTTTGTCCCGCTTAAAAAAGGCGAGTTAAACTATAGCTCACCAAATCCGCTAATAGCTGTCATAAAAGAGAATGGTAGCTTCAAAGTGCAGTACGGCAACCGCTTTGTTACTAGATTAAAACCGCAATATTTCGAGTTTGCAAAACCACTTGATGAAATTTTACTAATAAGCGACAGTAGCGAGCTTACATTAAAAAGTGGCGATAAATTTAGCGTGAAAAAGAGCTTTAAAATAAAATCACTCAAAAACGTGCGCGTAAACGTCATAGGATACGGTACAAAAAGTATAGATGAGAGTGAGCAAGAAGTGGCTAAAAATAGCCTAAATAAAAGCTATAGCATCGATAAAGACGGCAAAATTTATAGAGTCGAGTTTTATAAAAACGAAGATGGCAAAGAGAAATTTGCTGGCATGATCTTAGCGGAGTTTAAATGA
- the tsaD gene encoding tRNA (adenosine(37)-N6)-threonylcarbamoyltransferase complex transferase subunit TsaD, whose amino-acid sequence MILGIESSCDDSSVALIDERTLEKIYYKKISQEEEHAIFGGVVPELAARLHTKALPALLEDILPNFKDIKAIAVTNEPGLSVSLIGGVSMAKALSVALNIPLIAVNHLVGHIYSLFLDREAAFPLGVLLVSGGHTMILEIDENGEILELASTGDDSFGESFDKVAKMLDLGYPGGAVVQQNALLCEDKERFKFTVPLLHDKRLEYSFSGLKNQVRVEISKLESITQKDIADICYAFENTACEHILNKLEKVFCLRNFKRFGVVGGASANLNLRKRLEMLCQKNECELLLAPLEFCSDNALMIARAGREKYLKGEFVSHSELNINPRVSFKKLELN is encoded by the coding sequence ATGATACTTGGCATCGAAAGTAGCTGCGATGATAGCTCGGTCGCACTCATAGATGAACGTACCTTAGAGAAGATTTATTATAAAAAAATTTCTCAAGAAGAGGAGCACGCTATCTTTGGTGGCGTGGTTCCTGAGCTTGCAGCGAGGCTTCATACAAAGGCGCTGCCAGCACTTTTAGAGGATATCTTGCCAAATTTTAAAGATATAAAAGCGATCGCTGTGACAAATGAGCCAGGTCTTAGTGTGAGCCTAATAGGTGGTGTCAGCATGGCAAAAGCGCTAAGCGTAGCTCTAAATATCCCGCTAATCGCTGTCAATCATTTAGTTGGTCACATCTACTCGCTATTTTTAGATCGCGAAGCCGCCTTTCCACTTGGCGTCCTGTTAGTTAGTGGCGGGCATACGATGATCCTAGAGATTGACGAAAATGGTGAAATTTTGGAGCTTGCAAGTACTGGCGATGATAGCTTTGGTGAGAGCTTTGACAAGGTTGCTAAAATGCTTGATCTTGGCTATCCAGGCGGTGCTGTTGTGCAGCAAAATGCACTTTTGTGTGAGGATAAAGAGAGGTTTAAATTTACCGTCCCACTTCTTCACGATAAACGCCTTGAATATAGTTTTTCAGGGCTTAAAAACCAAGTCAGAGTTGAAATTTCTAAGCTAGAAAGTATCACACAAAAGGATATCGCTGACATCTGCTACGCATTTGAAAATACTGCCTGTGAGCACATTTTAAACAAGCTTGAAAAGGTCTTTTGTTTAAGAAATTTTAAGCGTTTTGGCGTAGTTGGCGGTGCAAGTGCAAATCTAAATTTACGAAAAAGGCTTGAGATGCTTTGCCAAAAAAATGAGTGCGAGCTTTTGCTAGCTCCACTTGAATTTTGCTCTGATAACGCCTTGATGATAGCAAGAGCGGGACGTGAGAAGTACCTAAAAGGCGAGTTTGTAAGCCATAGCGAGCTAAATATAAATCCAAGAGTTAGCTTTAAAAAGCTTGAGTTAAATTAA